A window of Roseiflexus castenholzii DSM 13941 genomic DNA:
CCAGACCCCGCGCGCTGCTCGGAGTGACCATACCGGATGGTCACAGGTCATTGGTATAACTCCATATCGTTTTCGGTCGGTCCAACCGGTTTGACCGGTGTGTTTAAGCCGGTCTGGAAGGATATGGATCAGGCGTAACACGCACCACCCGAGAATCTGTCAACTGCTCGTCGCCCATGGGGGCGGGCGGGGAGTGGCAGGAACCACGGGGCTGTGCCTGCTACTCCTCACTGCCGATCCCGACCGGTGGACGTGAACACCCGTGCCAGGCGCGCAACACGTCGCCGACGCGGGGGCGGTTACGGGCATGCATCCACACCAGGGCGAGGGCGCGGCAGCGCCCTTCGTGCGATCAGCCCGACGGTTCAGCGCCGGGCGGCGTTGCATTGTACTATTGGCTGCGGTCGGATTACTTTTCATCCTCTCGTTCCGCTTCGCCACCGAACGTCGCCAGCAGTCCATTGATCAGTTGCTGCCGTTCGACGGGCGAAAGATTGGCTTCGGGATGGAGCGGCAGGTAGAACCAGGGCGGCATTTCGCCGTTTTGTACCAGTTTTGCTGCATCATCTCCTTCGTTGTCCGGTCGTCCCCATTCGGAAACGTTGAACTCTGCACGACCTTTCATGACATCACGGGTGATCAGCCACGACGCGGGAGCGATATTGCTGTACCAGGGCCACGTCGTCTCATTGCTGTGACAATCGGCGCAGG
This region includes:
- a CDS encoding heme-binding domain-containing protein codes for the protein MTTSIQQRTTSLDARRIAAGVLAGMMGLVLLIQFIPYGRDHTNPPVIAEPSWDNPQTRALFFRACADCHSNETTWPWYSNIAPASWLITRDVMKGRAEFNVSEWGRPDNEGDDAAKLVQNGEMPPWFYLPLHPEANLSPVERQQLINGLLATFGGEAEREDEK